The genomic region gaagctgttatagctgtatatgggacaactccatattaaaccctaagAATGGGATGTAAAGTGATGTgaatgtaaaagcagacgtccgaaaacgtttggcaatatagtgtatataggaATTGGTTAAATAGGGCTGGTCAAAGTCTAACATGATAACAACTCTACTTTAATATAACATTCTGGTCATATTCAGttatctttttaaataaacaagcataacaattattattttacttaaaatataatgtttaaacaACTCCGTCTAAACATTTTGTCAAACATTTAAATGCCGCTAAAAATCAGTATGGCATCTTTGTACTACTTCCGGCAAACGCCGACAAACCGGAAGTCGTTCATTTTGAACAGAGACTCGCGCGTGGCCTGTGGGCGGAGCCGACTCTGTCAGGATGCGGCCGAAAGTTATATATTTTGCTCAAACATACACTCCAGGAGTGAGTTATTAACAGCTTTGTGTTTTATATTGAATGTTGATTTCATTAACACTCGTGTTTTGGTAACGTTTATGAGTTACACCGAGTGCTTTAGGGCGATTTGTTTTAATGAGTTTGCTAGCTAGTTAATGCTAGCTAATCAGAAATACAGCTGGAGTTGTCCATGactagctagcatgctaattcCCTGTATAAGTAACAGATATCGCACATATGTACTGGAAGTCAatcacttttatatttattcattagccaatgtatttatttgaatttttctgtcattgttatattttaaatgtcacaTATTATGTAGGCTGTACTTTTTGAGACTAGTCTGTTAATGCAACACGATCGCCGCTAGGGGGCGATCTCACACCGGACATTCGGGGGTTTTAATCACATCTCTGCAGGTTTGATGctcacagatttttatttatatttacatacactatgttgttaaaagttttgggacatctgcctttacatgcacatgaatgtaatatggagttgtctcgcactttacagctataacagcttcaactcttctgggaagactttccacaaggtttaggagtgtgtttatgggaatttttgatcattcctctagaagtgcatttgtgcggtcaggcactgatgttggacgagaaggtctgtctcacagtctccgctctaattcatcctaaaggtgttctgtggggttgaggtcaggactctgtgcaggacagtgaagtttctccacaccaaactcactcatccatgtctttatggaccttgctttggtcactggtgtgcagtcatgttggaacaggaaggggtcatcctcaaactgttcccacaaagagcatgaaattgtccaaaatgtcttgggatgaagctgaagcattaagagttcctttcactggaactaaggggccgagcccaacccctgaactcaatgatttggaagttcccaaaacttttggctatatcaTGTAGTTTATAAGCAGAAGTAAGAAACTAGCTCATAACTGCacatctcatatatatatatatatatatatatagccagtGTTTTTGTGACGTCACTACAGTGAAGCCTTCCTTCAAACTGACATGTGTTTCCTTCATGTTTCTCCCAGGACGCATTCTCGGTGACGTGAACCTGAACCTGGATGATAAGGCAGCCTTAAAAGCGAGAGGACTCTGGGAAGACTGGCATTTACGACAGATTATAGACCAGCCGTCAAGAGCGAACCATCTGTCAGGTAACAGCACTCACTGATTCAGTCGTGTATCATGCGTGTATCTGGGTTGAGCGGGTTCCTGTGCTGAGCGGGTTCCTGTGCAGATCTTTAAATACAGTTAGTCTTGAGAAATGTAAAGAGTTTTGTTGAGTGATTACTGCTAAGGTAAACAATACAGTTATTGAGGAATCAGAGACAGAATGCAAGGCCAATAACAGAAAATACTAAAACATGCCTTTGTTGAGAAGGAAAGTGAAAGAAATGACATTGTATGACATTGAACCCCCTGTTTCTTGCGTTTTCATGTCTCCCCActggtgtgttgtgttctcaGTAATTATTGTGGCTGGTGTGTAATTTGTGACACATTAAAAAGgtaaatacatttttctggtGAAATCAGAACTAGATTAGAATTATTAAAACTAGAACACAAAGTTTtctcattttaaattttatagtATAGTCaactaaattaaaattaaaaagacCACACAAATGCTTTCAACCAGTCAGTATGATTGTGCTTATTTAATTGTTTGTCAATTCATAAAGCTCCACCTTTTGCACCATCAAGgcttgtgtgtaaatgtgttttgtgGGTGTGGTTTAACAGGCTAAAATTCACTGATTGAACCTTTAACCAGGTTTAGCTTGCTGTTGACAGAATTAAAGGTGCTATATGGTTCTTTCTGATCATCAGGTATAGCGCTGTCCTCTCGCACCGGCAATCAGAACACGACCGAGGCCGTGACCCCGGCCACGCCCACATCCTCTAGCAGCATCGGTCACGCACGCCATGGAGCAGCGCCTTCCGCAAACCTCCTCTCAGGGTTGGCCTGCACCATCGGGGCGGAGCCGATCAAAAACAGTGGAGGGCTTGCGGGGCTGCTGGGACCGCCCCCGAAAAGCGGAGGACGAGGCCGCAAGAAGATCAAAGCAGAGAATGCGTCCGGTCCTCTCCTAGTGGTACCTTACCCCATCCTGGCTTCAGGAGCCGATCAGTCGTCTGTAACAATCACGGCCAAAGAGGGCAAATCATACAggtaaaaatataaatctgGAAAGGATTACGTTTTGGTGCTCCAGCTTCTGTTCTCTGGTTAAGATGTCATGTCTTCACATGCTTTGCGTGAGCTTAacttgtgattgtgtgtgttttctcccttCAGGTGTAAAGTGTGTCCTCTGACCTTCTTCTCGAAGTCGGACATGCAGATTCACTCCAagtcacacacagaggccaAGCCGCACAAATGTCCTCACTGCACCAAGTCGTTCGCCAACGCCTCCTACCTGGCGCAGCATTTACGCATCCACCTGGGGGTGAAGCCTTATCACTGCTCATACTGCGAGAAATCCTTCCGCCAGCTTTCACATCTACAGCAACACACCAGGTGAGATCAGAAATTATCAGGAACAGGAAGGAGCTTATGAGCTAATAAGTTTCTTTCATCTCTGGTATAAAATTGCCCAGTGTAGTCACTAGATATTTGTTGTTATCCCCAGTTTGATCAACGGTTTGCGATCTTTTGGTCAAAGgctttctgtaaaataaatctgaCCTTATGAGGATGGATTCCATGAAAATGGTTTTAAGTGATTTGAACTTTGGAGCTGTAGAGTCTATTAGTAATATTAGGTCTGAGTTTACTGCCACTTTATATAATATATCCAAATATTATTAGGATTGGGTACTGTTCACATTTTTCCCAGTACAGTACCTGTAATTCAGTACCAGTACCCAACGGTACCTTTTTCGGTACTTTACACTCTGTGTAGTAACAAACACCTCACCTAgtgttaatgttattattagttTAACATAAAAATCATGGTACAGAATCTCAATCTGTAAACTAGAAGTGTTAACTGACGCTAGAAAAGTGCAGCGTTAACGGTAACCATCACTGAAAATACCGTTTTCTCCAACAACTTATCAAATTAGATAGGATAATTAATCACCTGAAGATGTTGACGTTGTCCTCGATGCGTCACTTAACATTTCATCGTCCTTGTCCAGGGGTTCGACTTTGCCTGGTGtgctatttttgttattttgctgcGGGAGATCAGGCTGATAAATACAGCACACTATCTTGAGCTTTTAAATCCATGTTGTGTTTGATTAGCTGCTTCCTGAATTTTAGAATTACAAATAGTGTTGTCTGTAACTAATTTTGTAAAATTCAGCCACACTGGCGAACGTTTTCAGTTGTTGTGTTTGAACGAGTCACGTGGTAACGTACTCTCGGGCAGATGCGTTCTCAGGTACTGAAATTTGGCACGGATTGATTTAATGTAAATCGTTACTCTGTAGTATTGATGCAAATTGGTCGGTTCCCTTAAAAGTACAGAGTTCAGTACCCAACCCTACTGGTTATGCCACTAGACATCACTGCTTCACACAGTCATAATGACCGCTTCCTAAAGATCCAGCGAGGGGGTCTGCAGTTTTTGATATAATAATTTTGATACAGTGcttaaaaatgtattacatCTATAGATAATGccaagtttaataataaaagttatACAGGTGCAAATTGGCTAGTTTCTGTATAAAATAATTCTGCACTGAGGTCTGCTGGATTTTTCTCACAGTTAAAAACGTTCCCCGACTATAAAAATGTTTAGATGCTCAAGCCATTTCAACGCAGTAACGAACACCTTGTTTTGCATCTTTTCTCTGAACGCACCTGCAGAATCCACACAGGTGACCGGCCGTATAAGTGTATCCAGCCAGGATGCGATAAAGCCTTCACACAACTCTCCAACCTGCAGGTAAGACGCTGCATGGCAGTGGGCGGGGTTTATCATGGTAGTGTATTTCAGGCACTTCTTGATCAAATTAAGTTTTGTACACAATCTATTAGCGTGTATGGTTATAACACATGGTTTTAATATCTAACTTGAGTGTGTACATTATTTAATCAAACTACTGATGCAACAGTTTATGAAAGATTTACAAAAAACTAATACACATGATTTAAATAGTACCTTTAATATTTTGCAGCTCTTTGTACATTGTgacgtgtaaaaaaaaaaaaaaaaaagcctaacagcactgaaagaaagaagaaaaataactgTAAAATTAGAATACTATAGATGTAGAATAAAGTGTTGagttttttccattttaaatcaTCATGCAGTATTTAATGATCCATGTTTGTGTTTCTTGTTGGTCCTGCAGTCTCACCAGCGGTCACACAATAAAGACAAGCCTTACAAATGCTCGAACTGCTACCGCGCCTACTCCGACTCCGCCTCTCTGCAGATCCACTTAGCCGCACACGCCATCAAAAACGCCAAGGCGTACTGCTGCAGTATGTGTGGTCGAGCCTACACCTCCGTAAGTACCCTAACTACaaaagactttttttccccccctcgaGGCTTCAGCtatccagttttggtgagtccATGATAGCTTCAGAGTCCTGTTCTTGACTTACAGATGTGGACACTTAATCGTAGCCCGTGTGCCTTGAGGGTTGTAAAGAGTGACTGCTGCCATGTGATTGATTAAATGCATAAACGAGCAGGTGCACAGGTGTTCCTTATAAAGATGGGCGGAGACTATACActgagcaggcataacattgtgaccacgatgtgttagaagcaggaaaaatggacaagtgtaaggatttgagcgagtttgatgaaggaccaaattgtgatggctagaccactggatcagagcatctccaaaacgaACAGTAgagaaccggcgacagggtcatgggcggcccgtgtgatccgatccaacagacgagctactgttgctcaaaatggcagcaaaaggggaccaacacaatattaggcaggtagtcataatgttatgcctgatctgtgtattttctttaattaatgccAGTAATATGAACCAGCATGTCACTTCAAGTCTCTTTCACAAGTTACCTGGATAAGGACAGCATTCCATGCACATGATTTTGATCTTTCTACATTTCCTCCTTTTCCAGGAGACGTATCTGATGAAGCACATGTCGAAGCACACGGTAGTGGAGCACCTGGTGTCACAGCACTCGCCGCCCCGGAACGAATCTCCCAGCATCCCCATCCGCATCTCGCTCATCTGAACCTGGTCAGTTCCTCCTCCTCAGATCACCACGTCCTGGTGGCGTGTCCGTTTGTTCACTTCATGGTTCCTCGGTTTCTGGGAATACGTACTAAAATGTGTTAGACTGCGTTAATATCACCTCACGCTGAAGGAGTTGTCGTTTTTATTCGCACTATCACTCGCTCTCCCTCTACCTCAGTGTGGAGTTTTAGAGAGTCGTTGAGGAAATAGTAGGGACATCCAAAGACAGTTTTTTTGCAGCACTTTGAGGCCTTGAGGCTAacggaaataaaaaaaaaaaaaatcagtctaaTTGTTGGACAGTAAAAAGGCTATAGTTCTTggcagctattttttttttttgacattagATGTTATGCAGTTTAAAAACTGTCTTGTTTACATCCAGTGGTTATAAACTTGTATGCTGAGACCTTTTAGAGCACGGACCAAGTCCAACATTGTTTTCTGAAAATTTCCTAACTTAGATCGAAAaattcattcctttttttaatactgtttttatttttgcgcTTATTCTTTTTAAGCTACAGACCTTCCACAAGGTTGTAgagttaaatgaataaaaaaatgacgtgccaaaaacacaaaaaaaagatgctGGTTTGTCAACTCCGGTGTACATAATCACTCGAGCTCACTGCCACTGGTGTATAAAGTTAATGACGACTCCACTGCATTCATCTGCCTTTCTACTTTACTGTGTAAAAGTCTCAGCTCAGCTCTTTATCTGGGCAcaaaaacactacaggacatCGGAGTCCAGTGGGGACAGGGAGAGTCCAGTTTTATATTTGTCCCTAAACTGCATGCtccagagtgttttattccactgcaGTTCTTATTCCAACAtactccttttttattttaatctattttaaaaTTGTGGAATGGCAAAAAGAAATCTTTTTGCAACAGGGAAACTTTCTCCTCAAGGCCTTCCAGCTGTATTTGTTGATGATAACCCTCTAGTTAATTGGCAATGTtagtaatttaaaaataataagaaaccgGTCAAACACTGGAGTGCCTTAAGGAGAGGCTGAACTCACTATTGGACGTTTATATTTAAGGAAAACTAACGTTTGCATATTAAACCTTAATGCAAAATTATCCTAAAAGTAGAGATCTGAAGCTTTGTCCTTTTCTGTAAGAGAAAGCtgagaaaaatgaaaattaacGTATGCCTATACATCTCTTCCCCGTAAATAATCCCCATTCCCAGATAAATAGCTTTAAACACATCTCTGCTCAGGTGGGCTGAAACTTTCGCACAGTGCTCTACAGTTCACGTCACGTCTCGAGTGTGTACATACGTTTATGTTTTTAAAGTGCGTCTAACGTCATCCTCTTCTACGTATTATCATCACGTCtaagtattaataatattattttctaTCCAGTCAAGCCTTAAATATTTTATCACTAATTGTTTATCTTATTCACATCTACCATATTGGTGTTCTCATTGTATTCAGTACTGtacgcctttttttttttttttttaatttcctagCATGATTATTCtgtaaataaactataaaatactTGTTAACccctttatataaaaaaatctagttattattacaattttttttttaaaaatttgtctTGCATTGTGGTACTCTGAAAAGTTTCTTGGCTGCTATCATATGCAAAGTCGAGACTTAGAATGGActtataagaaaaataaatctgaaaaatctGCAACTGGGGGGtcgtgttttctttcttttcctttgatGTGTACTAAAGGACTAAGGTTTTAGTCTTAGATTACAAGCAagtggttgctatagtaacaaagCCTGTCTTCTGGAGCGAGTGTCCTAAAATATTTGTACATCATGACTGACTATATtgttatagatagatatataaatagcaACAGTGAAATGGAGCTTATTgacatcaaataaataaagctgttaCCATAAAACATCACCGCAGGTTGTGTGTGAAGATGTTCATGTAGCCCTGTATATCTGAAGCACCGCTCGGACTCGCAGAGTCTCCCGGTTTCTCCACACATCCGTCTTTAGTCTTCTGGATGATGGACGTTTCGAACCTCCTTTCACTACGGACAAAGACAGACGTGAACATTGTGTGTTAAATGTAGTAAGTAAGGAATTAAACACACTCTGTGTCATGCCGTTACAGGAAAACAACCAACAACAGGGAAGTGTAATGGAACAGAGACGACCTGAAGTGGGTTATTTTCTTACAGCAGCATGCCTACTTATTCCACTTATACCTCAACAATTTGTCAGACACCTTATTTATGAATAAAggagttaataaagacattaatgaATGCAGTTTGACCAAAAGTCCAGACAGGATCCAACACCTCCTATAGGCTTCATcaaaatattaacacacacacatccactccATGGAGAATTTGTTTCTGCAGCAAGGAGTACTTGATTATTCTATCAAAAAAGTGTGTCAAGATCTTTAAGtaagtattttctttttactgaTACGTTTCAAACGTTAACAGATTCTCCATCATGTgagtaaaaaatgttttaaaatgatcCTTTGCCTCATTTCCAAAGGGTGCCGATAATTCTGGAATTGACTCTGTGTGGAAGACACCGACCCCATGttgactttgaggacaacaagCTCCTAtcatcaatacacaaaataacattctacagaTACTGTATCtccacacaactccaactgactgtacatgactgtagaaaggacattatgaataatttgtctcagagcagctttacagaagaaaagtccaagattaatgttagacaaaatcatccctaatgagcaagactgAGGAAAATGGtgagatggtaagaggaaggaaccttgagaggaaccagactcaaaagggaacctcatcctcactgaaagtgtgattataatggtttattatttataatcacccagatgaggatgaggttcccttttgagtctggttcctctcaaggttcctccCTCTTACCATCTCACCATTTTCCTcagtcttgctcattagggatgattttgtctaacattaattTTGGACTCTTGTACTatgtttatgttctgtaaagctgctgtgaAACGATGTCTATTgtaaaaagcgctatacaaataaaattgtgttGTGTGGCACGAGTACACCGCTATTCAAACACAACCTAGTCTAGCCAGGAAGATGTTCTAATGGTCAGTTCCCACATCATCTATACATCTCACTGTGTAAAATTTGTAGGATTTACCTGAAGCTCGTGTCCTCTGTGCACTTGACATCACTCCTGTGATGTTTCTTCAGGTACTGTATGAGAGGGGAATTGAAATGTTGGTGAAATCTTCACGCTAAACACGGAAGctctaaacactaaacacacgaGCTCCAACGTCCATCTCACAATATGAGAattgtatacactatacagccAAAGAGTGTACACTTTATAGtataacaaatttaaaaactTATTTTAGAGAACTAAAGACATCATGGACCTGTGAGAAGTCTTCAAGTAAAAACACCAAAATCTAAATAAGGAGCCAGACAGAAAATATGACCAGTACTACTCTGATCTTGGTTTTATTGCCTGTGAAGGATTttgttcttaaaaaagagaagagTATCTTCATCAGAAGGCACAGCCAGCATTCCAGAAAAAGCACAAGCCTCATTTTAAGCTACATCTCAAACCGCTAATAATCACTAATAAATTTCCGTCCAATCACATACCCGGGTGATTAAATCATTAGCATTAAATTATCACTGAACCTGTGTGTGCAGTTTATCCAAGTAACACAATCAATCATCTACCCGAGTGCTTATTAGTGATTCCAAGTCCCACAGCCGTCTCTGGAGCTTGGAGATCTGCGTGGACTTCTCCATGTTCTTCTCCCACTGCTGCATGCTGTCCTGCTCCAGGAAATCAACcctgaaaaagaaaagtacaaacacacaggacTCTTAGAACATTTTTATCCGAATTCTCTGTAAGTCCAGGATGAGTTGATCGATCAATATTCTGTACCTTCGCTGCAGAGCACAGATTTTAGCTGTGGCGTTTTTTCTCTGTTCTTCTGCTTCGGTCAGCTGACACAGCAGCGTTGTCTTGGTCAGAAGCAGAGCGTTGTTCTCAGAGCTCACCATTTTCACCATGTCGCTCTCCTGGAGAGAAACATCAGCGATCATTTCTAATGGACCTTCTCTTCTAGTCttgtcaccaccaccaccattactttACCTTC from Hemibagrus wyckioides isolate EC202008001 linkage group LG21, SWU_Hwy_1.0, whole genome shotgun sequence harbors:
- the znf362a gene encoding zinc finger protein 362a isoform X1 — translated: MWERRPRHGAHRAFPPTSKPGMAEPRFNNPYFWPPPPAMPGQLDNLVLINKIKEQLMAEKIRPPHLPPTSVQSQQPLLVPPTPAEGGTHSMAVSKLQQMPGLPPHSPTQPDVALHARPASSSVAGRILGDVNLNLDDKAALKARGLWEDWHLRQIIDQPSRANHLSGIALSSRTGNQNTTEAVTPATPTSSSSIGHARHGAAPSANLLSGLACTIGAEPIKNSGGLAGLLGPPPKSGGRGRKKIKAENASGPLLVVPYPILASGADQSSVTITAKEGKSYRCKVCPLTFFSKSDMQIHSKSHTEAKPHKCPHCTKSFANASYLAQHLRIHLGVKPYHCSYCEKSFRQLSHLQQHTRIHTGDRPYKCIQPGCDKAFTQLSNLQSHQRSHNKDKPYKCSNCYRAYSDSASLQIHLAAHAIKNAKAYCCSMCGRAYTSETYLMKHMSKHTVVEHLVSQHSPPRNESPSIPIRISLI
- the znf362a gene encoding zinc finger protein 362a isoform X2; the protein is MAEPRFNNPYFWPPPPAMPGQLDNLVLINKIKEQLMAEKIRPPHLPPTSVQSQQPLLVPPTPAEGGTHSMAVSKLQQMPGLPPHSPTQPDVALHARPASSSVAGRILGDVNLNLDDKAALKARGLWEDWHLRQIIDQPSRANHLSGIALSSRTGNQNTTEAVTPATPTSSSSIGHARHGAAPSANLLSGLACTIGAEPIKNSGGLAGLLGPPPKSGGRGRKKIKAENASGPLLVVPYPILASGADQSSVTITAKEGKSYRCKVCPLTFFSKSDMQIHSKSHTEAKPHKCPHCTKSFANASYLAQHLRIHLGVKPYHCSYCEKSFRQLSHLQQHTRIHTGDRPYKCIQPGCDKAFTQLSNLQSHQRSHNKDKPYKCSNCYRAYSDSASLQIHLAAHAIKNAKAYCCSMCGRAYTSETYLMKHMSKHTVVEHLVSQHSPPRNESPSIPIRISLI